The Triticum aestivum cultivar Chinese Spring chromosome 3A, IWGSC CS RefSeq v2.1, whole genome shotgun sequence genome includes a region encoding these proteins:
- the LOC123060875 gene encoding purple acid phosphatase 15 (The sequence of the model RefSeq protein was modified relative to this genomic sequence to represent the inferred CDS: added 91 bases not found in genome assembly), translating into MWMWRGSMPLLLLAPAAAVAEPASTLEGPSRPVTVPLREDRGHAVDLPDTDPRVQRRVTGWAPEQIAVALSAAPTSAWVSWITGDFQMGGAVKPLDPGTVGSVVRYGLAADSLVREATGDALVYSQLYPFEGLQNYTSGIIHHVRLQGLEPGTKYYYQCGDPAIPGATSAVHAFRTMPAVGPRSYPGRIAVVGDLGLTYNTTSTVEHMASNQPDLVLLLGDVSYANLYLTNGTGTDCYSCSFAKSTPIHETYQPRWDYWGRYMESVTSTTPMMVVEGNHEIEQQIGNKTFAAYSARFAFPSKESDSFSPFYYSFDAGGIHFIMLAAYAAYSKSGEQYRWLEKDLAKVDRSVTPWLVAGWHAPWYSTYKAHYREAECMRVAMEELLYSYGLDIVFTGHVHAYERSNRVFNYTLDPCGAVHISVGDGGNREKMATTHADDPGRCPEPLSTPDDFMGGFCAFNFTSDPAAGSFCWDRQPDYSAYRESSFGHGILEVKNETHALWKWHRNQDLYQGGVGDEIYIVREPERCLLKSSIAAYF; encoded by the exons GGCCGGTGACGGTGCCGCTGCGGGAAGACAGGGGCCACGCGGTGGACCTGCCGGACACGGACCCCCGGGTGCAGCGTCGGGTCACAGGCTGGGCTCCCGAGCAGATCGCCGTCGCGCTCTCCGCCGCTCCCACCTCCGCCTGGGTCTCCTGGATCACAG GGGATTTCCAGATGGGCGGCGCCGTCAAACCGCTGGACCCCGGCACGGTCGGCAGCGTCGTGCGCTACGGCCTCGCCGCCGATTCTTTGGTCCGCGAGGCCACCGGCGACGCGCTCGTGTACAGCCAGCTCTACCCCTTCGAGGGCCTCCAGAACTACACCTCCGGCATCATCCACCACGTCCGCCTCCAAG GGCTTGAGCCTGGGACGAAGTACTACTACCAGTGCGGCGACCCAGCCATCCCGGGTGCGACGAGCGCCGTGCACGCGTTCcggacgatgccggccgtcgggccgCGGAGCTACCCGGGGAGGATCGCCGTGGTCGGGGACCTCGGGCTCACGTACAACACCACCTCGACCGTGGAGCACATGGCGAGCAACCAGCCCGACCTGGTCCTCCTCCTCGGCGACGTGAGCTACGCCAACCTGTACCTGACCAACGGCACCGGAACGGACTGCTACTCCTGCTCGTTCGCCAAGTCCACCCCCATCCACGAGACGTACCAGCCGCGCTGGGATTACTGGGGGAGGTACATGGAGTCCGTGACGTCGACCACGCCGATGATGGTGGTCGAAGGGAACCATGAGATCGAGCAGCAGATCGGCAACAAGACGTTCGCGGCTTACAGCGCGCGGTTCGCGTTCCCGTCCAAAGAGAGCGACTCCTTCTCCCCCTTCTACTACTCGTTCGACGCTGGCGGCATCCATTTCATCATGCTCGCTGCCTACGCTGCCTACAGCAAATCAG GAGAGCAGTACAGATGGTTGGAGAAGGACCTGGCAAAGGTGGACAGATCGGTGACCCCGTGGCTGGTCGCCGGGTGGCACGCGCCATGGTACAGCACCTACAAGGCTCACTACAGGGAGGCAGAGTGCATGAGAGTGGCCATGGAGGAGCTGCTCTACTCCTACGGCCTCGACATCGTTTTCACCGGCCAT GTGCACGCGTACGAGCGCTCCAACCGGGTGTTCAACTACACGCTGGACCCGTGCGGCGCCGTGCACATCTCGGTGGGCGACGGCGGGAACCGCGAGAAGATGGCCACCACCCACGCCGACGACCCAGGGCGCTGCCCGGAGCCACTGTCCACGCCTGACGACTTCATGGGCGGCTTCTGCGCCTTCAACTTCACGTccgaccccgccgccggcagcTTCTGCTGGGACCGGCAGCCGGACTACAGCGCCTACCGGGAGAGCAGCTTCGGCCACGGCATTCTCGAG GTGAAGAATGAGACGCACGCTCTGTGGAAATGGCACAGGAACCAGGATCTGTATCAAGGTGGTGTCGGAGATGAGATTTATATCGTCCGGGAGCCGGAAAGATGCCTGCTCAAATCCAGCATAGCGGCATACTTTTGA